The Drosophila innubila isolate TH190305 chromosome 3R unlocalized genomic scaffold, UK_Dinn_1.0 2_E_3R, whole genome shotgun sequence genome has a segment encoding these proteins:
- the LOC117792139 gene encoding endoplasmic reticulum aminopeptidase 2, with translation MLCCGFCCGNMSKRDYKVATTDGIELEPLGGEKSDKDKDKEKQTNGVTFGGESSGGRQTRTGVAVCSQRRALLVAGIVLGSLLLTAIIIAYAGPQNDCSCAAKTTSGYETDEENNTLPFNPIATNGEPFPWLEKMLPTNTRPMRYMVTIHPNLTTLDVKGQVTIDLFIEKETNFIVLHIQDLNVTEKALVTPGPKGYALKIVKVLEFPPRQQLYIEVKEKLKKKSNYTLNLRWYSKLNPEPEGFYVDQYESFNGRERLLAATVFRPNGARRAFPCFDEPHVRAPFRVSVFRDRFHIGLSNSIVHTTEDVGFYMGTGLLRDDFIETPPLPADAIAWVVSDFQRESLQPSAAYIPTTVAPATAGSGKKPSQLNNYTQQKSKNPPVRNITALTHSLNVNLTPFHNVSSTTTALPVILNGNGKLSNLTSLSQSTGSSIKRAPSYTFYAPRDLLPRSSFILHTSRDVLEYLQTWLDISYPLTKVDFVALPSLDRNMISSLGLVTLKTSFLTDPNSITSEQYQFSALRIAEAMVRQFFGGITSRRVLKDVWLWEGLIQYLGIHTLAPLQDTWPLREMYLLKMATAALDIDAIQGWDSIMNGTSHDGNNEDFFVQKTAAIFSMLHTAIGEDRFRGCLGTFLKLNRFKTAEPTDLWTICTKKANGSKNIKDMMTLWTHQPGFPLLTVTKMGNSISISQRPFKPADFLAIHDDSYDGNNYNKTTVNATDMPSTVAPTTQASKHKVTPHLKWIFPVTYVTDINNVSETLWMQNVDVTFNVPENVKWIKVNAIQNGYYRVVYNDDNWASLIEELSNNPKRFSSEDRLGMLSDAFTLCHANLLPCEITMNMIQYLPSETHYGPMALAVRHLEKWRRILKYSECFLMLSEFIKMKISTVMEKVGWIDEGDVATRLMRPEVLLASVLWEDIDSITKAKNMLNQYLYYNGSAISPNLREVVYTGSILSGEYIYWQHCWERFVTLQRTSETFVERMQLLRALGRTKDAWLQNRLLSHVTMLPTEEVVQVLKAIAGTPTGGAMACRFLQAKWFELEKRLGAGTISFAKVISAITQYGATKFDYDELKSLVHRFGRGHGMSILNMTLSSVASNVEWVARSQTSLYKWVESNLHSHR, from the exons ATGTTATGTTGTGGCTTTTGTTGTGGCAACATGTCGAAACGGGACTACAAAGTGGCCACCACAGATGGCATCGAGCTGGAGCCGCTTGGCGGTGAAAAGAGCGATAAGGACAAGGACAAAGAAAAGCAAACGAATGGTGTTACCTTTG GTGGCGAATCGAGCGGCGGACGACAGACGCGCACAGGAGTCGCTGTCTGCTCCCAGAGACGCGCTCTCCTCGTCGCGGGCATCGTGCTGGGATCCCTCTTGCTGACGGCGATTATCATTGCCTACGCGGGACCACAAAATG ACTGTTCCTGTGCGGCAAAAACAACGTCTGGCTATGAAACGGATGAAGAGAACAACACACTACCATTCAATCCGATTGCAACGAACGGGGAGCCCTTCCCCTGGCTCGAAAAGATGCTCCCCACAAATACTCGACCCATGCGTTATATGGTTACGATTCACCCCAATCTCACAACGCTCGATGTAAAAG GTCAAGTTACAATCGATCTGTTCATTGAGAAGGAAACCAACTTTATTGTGCTGCACATTCAGGATCTCAATGTTACCGAGAAG GCCTTGGTTACACCCGGTCCCAAGGGTTATGCGTTGAAGATTGTCAAGGTATTGGAATTTCCGCCACGTCAGCAATTGTACATTGAAGTAAAGGAGAAACTCAAGAAGAAATCCAATTATACGTTGAATTTGCGTTGGTATTCCAAATTGAATCCCGAACCCGAGGGCTTCTATGTGGATCAGTATGAGAGCTTCAATGGAAGAGAGCG TCTGCTCGCCGCTACCGTCTTCAGACCAAATGGTGCACGTCGTGCTTTTCCCTGTTTCGATGAGCCGCATGTGCGGGCGCCCTTCCGTGTCTCCGTGTTCCGGGATCGCTTCCACATTGGTCTTTCCAATTCCATAGTGCATACGACAGAGGATGTGGGCTTCTACATGGGCACAGGATTG TTGAGAGACGACTTTATTGAGACGCCTCCTTTGCCAGCAGATGCCATTGCCTGGGTGGTCAGTGACTTTCAACGGGAATCTCTGCAACCATCAGCTGCCTATATACCAACAACAGTTGCTCCAGCCACGGCAGGAAGTGGCAAGAAGCCTTCCCAGCTGAACAACTACACGCAGCAGAAGAGCAAGAATCCTCCAGTGAGGAATATAACAGCTTTGACGCACTCGCTCAATGTGAATCTGACTCCGTTTCATAACGTCAGCTCCACGACGACAGCTCTGCCCGTAATCCTTAATGGCAATGGAAAACTATCGAATCTGACCTCATTATCGCAGTCAACAGGTTCATCCATCAAAAGGGCTCCTTCTTATACCTTCTATGCTCCAAGGGATTTGCTGCCACGTTCCTCTTTTATACTTCACACCTCACGTGATGTGCTGGAGTATCTACAGACATGGCTGGACATCAGTTATCCCTTGACCAAGGTGGATTTTGTAGCCTTACCTTCGCTGGATCGGAATATGATCTCCTCCTTGGGTCTGGTCACATTGAAAACTTCATTCCTCACAGATCCCAATTCGATTACCTCGGAGCAGTATCAGTTCAGTGCTCTGCGCATTGCCGAGGCCATGGTGCGTCAATTCTTTGGAGGAATCACCTCACGCAGAGTGCTCAAGGATGTCTGGCTTTGGGAAGGACTCATCCAATATCTAGGCATCCATACGCTAGCTCCACTCCAGGACACTTGGCCGTTGAGAGAGATGTATCTGCTTAAGATGGCAACTGCGGCGTTGGATATCGATGCTATTCAGGGCTGGGACAGTATCATGAATGGCACCAGCCACGATGGCAACAACGAGGACTTCTTCGTCCAGAAAACAGCAGCGATCTTCTCGATGCTCCACACGGCAATTGGCGAAGATCGATTCCGCGGTTGTCTTGGAACCTTCCTCAAACTCAATCGCTTTAAGACCGCCGAGCCCACAGATCTTTGGACGATTTGCACCAAAAAGGCCAACGGTTCGAAGAACATCAAGGACATGATGACATTGTGGACACATCAGCCAGGTTTTCCCCTGCTCACAGTTACCAAAATGGGCAACAGCATTTCCATCTCACAGCGTCCCTTTAAGCCCGCCGACTTTCTTGCCATCCATGATGATTCCTATGatggcaacaactacaacaagacCACAGTGAATGCCACCGATATGCCCAGCACAGTGGCTCCCACCACACAGGCCAGCAAACATAAGGTCACACCCCATCTGAAGTGGATCTTTCCGGTTACCTACGTAACGGACATAAACAATGTCAGCGAGACTCTCTGGATGCAGAATGTCGATg TGACCTTCAATGTGCCGGAGAATGTGAAGTGGATCAAGGTGAATGCCATACAAAATGGTTATTATCGCGTTGTCTATAATGATGATAACTGGGCTAGTTTGATCGAGGAACTCTCCAACAACCCAAAGCGTTTCAGCAGTGAG GATCGTCTGGGTATGTTGTCCGATGCATTTACGTTGTGCCATGCGAATCTGTTGCCCTGCGAGATTACGATGAACATGATACAATATTTGCCAAGTGAGACGCACTATGGTCCTATGGCTTTAGCTGTGCGACATTTGGAGAAGTGGCGACGAATTCTCAAGTATTCCGAGTGCTTTCTCATGCTCAGCGAgtttatcaaaatgaaaatatcaaCGGTTATGGAAAAAGTGGGCTGGATCGATGAGGGAGATGTGGCCACTAG aCTTATGCGTCCTGAGGTGTTGCTGGCTTCTGTGCTCTGGGAGGACATTGATAGCATCACCAAGGCCAAGAATATGTtgaatcaatatttatattataatggTTCCGCTATTTCTCCCAATCTGAGAGAG GTGGTCTACACGGGTTCTATTTTGTCCGGTGAGTACATCTATTGGCAACATTGTTGGGAACGCTTTGTGACTCTGCAACGCACCTCGGAGACATTTGTGGAACGCATGCAACTGTTGCGTGCGCTGGGCAGGACCAAGGACGCCTGGTTGCAGAATCGTTTGCTCTCACATGTCACCATGCTGCCCACCGAGGAGGTGGTGCAAGTGCTCAAGGCCATTGCGGGTACACCGACAGGTGGTGCGATGGCTTGTCGATTCCTACAGGCCAAATGGTTTGAGCTGGAGAAACGTCTGGGAGCGGGCACCATTAGCTTTGCTAAAGTGATATCGGCTATAACACAATATGGGGCTACGAAATTCGATTACGATGAG CTGAAATCCCTGGTACATCGTTTTGGACGTGGACATGGCATGTCCATTCTGAACATGACGCTCAGCAGTGTCGCCTCCAATGTGGAATGGGTTGCAAGATCCCAGACATCGCTCTATAAATGGGTTGAAAGTAATTTGCATTCGCATCGATAG